CTGGTAGCCTTGTTTTTCGGCTTGTTTTGCCACGGTGCCTATAAGGTCGTCGGCCTCACAGCCCGCTTCCTCGATAATGGGAATGTGCATCGCCCGGAGTATATCGTGGATATACGGTATCGCTAAAAGTATCGCTTCCGGTGTAGCGCTCCGGTTGGCTTTGTAGTCACCATAAAGCTCATTACGCACGGTACTGCCTTCCTTGTCGAATGCCACCGCAAGATGGTCGGGCTTTTCGCGCTTGATAACGTCCAGCAGCGAGTTGGTAAACCCAAAGATTGCCGAGGTATCCATCCCTTTGGAATTGATCCGTGGATTTTTGATAAAGGCATAATAACCACGGAATATCAGCGCGTAGGCATCGAGCAGGAAAAGTCGTTTCTGTTGTGACATGAAAAAAATATTTGACCGTAAAAATAATCAAACCGATGGAGAATTTCTAATTAAGATGAATTTAGAATAACCGATTACGGTCAAATTTCTTCTTTAAAAAGAATATTTAAATAAGACAAAGAGTTCTTCTTCTTTTGTCTTGAAACAAAAGAAGCAAAAATTCAAGGCTCCAAATATTTCACTTAAAATCTACGGCAAGCTTCTCCCATCGCGACCCGAGCCGCTCGAACAAAGTTCTTCGCTCGCGGGTCGCTCTCCTACTCCCAACGCTTAAGCTTCCCTTGATTTTTACGCGAAATATTTAATGCCTTAGCTTCACTCAGACCTGATCACTCTTGTGGAATGGCAGGTATTGGGAACGGAGTTAAGCTTCTCCTCCTTTGCTTCGCCAGTTCAGCTAAATCTTAGTGTGTAGATGTTCCCCGGAGTGAGGCCAAAACTACTGCAACATTCTTTGTAACATTTTGCCGCTTTATTCGTTTCTTTGTAAAAACATACCTAATGCGTCGCGCTTTCATCTTCATCCTCATAGCCATTATCCTTGGCGAAGTCTATACTTTCTTTGCAGTCAAAACAGTCGTTAAAGCCCGTTGGATGCTTTGGGCTTATGCAGGCATTTCACTGTTTATCATTGCGTTTATCATCTGGTCATTCACCCAGTACGACCGTACTGTGGGCCCTAACAAGCGCTCCCTCTTTACCGTTGGGCTGATGCTGCTTACGGTTGTCCCGAAAATGATCGTAGGCATAATACTCCTGGGCGAAGATGTATTCCGTATCATCGGCGGCCTCATCAGGTCGTTCCTGGGCAATGAGGAGCAGTCATTCTTACAGGAACGCCGGAAATTCGTAAGCCAGGTCGCTTTAGGCCTGGCCGCTATCCCATTCCTTTCGCTCCTTTACGGAATGAAATGGGGAAAATACAATTATAAAGTACGAAAAGAGACGATTTATTTTCCAGACCTGCCCGAAAATTTCGACGGGATGACCATCACGCAGATATCCGATATCCACAGCGGCAGCTTCGACGATGCCGAAGAGATCGGGCACGCCATAGACCTTGTCAACCAGCAAAACAGCGACCTCATCCTTTTTACGGGCGATATCGTGAATACCCATGCCGAAGAGATGCACCCGTGGATCGAGGCTTTCAAAAGAATCGAGTCGGCTCCCCTGGGCAAGTATTCAGTGCTGGGCAACCATGATTACGGGGAGTATGTAGAATGGCCTTCGCAAAAAGCAAAGCTCCAGAATTTCGAGGACATCAAAGACCTCCACAGGCAGATCGATTTCAAGCTGCTGCTTAATGAGCATGTAAAGATTGAAAAAGGCGGGCAGGAAATCATGCTGGTTGGCGTAGAGAACTGGGGCGTTAACTTTAAGCAGGCTGGTGACCTGAGCAAGGCTTCACAGGGGCTTACACCGGAAGACTTCAAGATACTTATGAGCCACGACCCGTCTCACTGGGAAGCCGAAGTGAAGAACCATAAAAACAATTACCACCTTACCCTTAGCGGGCATACCCACGGCCTGCAGTTCGGGATAGAGATACCAGGATTTTTCAAGTGGAGCCCAGTGGAATATGTCTACAAACAGTGGGCAGGACTGTACGAAAACGTTGGGCGTTATGTGTACGTAAACCGCGGTTTTGGCTTCCATGGCTATCCCGGCCGGGTGGGCATATGGCCAGAGATTACAGTTATTGAACTAAAAAAAGGCCAAAAGGTATCATAATTTGGTAATTATACTATATTTGTAATATAATTTGCTAATAAAACGGTTTTAAGTTAGTTTAAAATTTCAATTTTATGTCAAAATTTGGAGAACTTATAAACTCCCATGTGCCTGTACTTATCGATTTTTATACGGAATGGAATGAGCCTTCGGTATCCATGCACCCGGTTATAAGGGATGTTGCTGCCGCGCTTGGAGACAAGGCTAAGGTCATAAAAATTGATATCGATAAAAACCAGGAGCTGGCCGATGCCCTCAGGATAAAAGGCCTGCCTACACTGATGATCTACAAGGACGGGCAAATGGTATGGAGGCAAAGCGGCGAGCTGGATGCCAACACTATCATAGGCCTTGTACAGGAACAGATTTAGCATATAGCCGCGAACCGGAATCCCTTTTCTTTTAAATATTCAATTGCTTTTGGCAATGCATAGCGCATATTTATATTTGCCTTAATGCTGTCGTGGAATATAATGACACTGCCATCTGTGGTATTCCGTACTACATTATGGAGGCATTTTTCAGGACTGATGCTTTGGTCGAAGTCGGCGCTTAGCACATCCCACATTACGATCTTGTAGCCCATCTTCAGCACTTCTTTTTTCTGCGACCTTTTTATTTTGCCATACGGCGGACGGAACAATTTTGTCCCCGAAATGCTGCCTATCCATTTCTCGCAGGCTTCAATGTTTTCAAAATATGTAAAGTCATCCGTATTCCAGCCGTTGAGGTGGTTGAAGGTATGATTGCCAATAGAGTGCCCGCCTTCTACAACTTTTCTAAAGATATCGGGATGTTTTTGGATATTGTTGCCAATGCAAAAGAACGTAGCTTTAATATCATGCTCTTTAAGTACACCGAGCACCCATTCGGTTACTTCGGGCGTGGGGCCGTCATCAAAGGTGAGGTAGACGGTTTTGGTGTCATTGGAGATATTCCACACGTAACCGGGAAATAATTTCCTGATAAACCACCGCGTTTTTACCCAATAGAATTTCATAGGGCAAAGATAAAGTGTTTTGCTTTTATCTGATGTAAGAGACCCCAAAGGTTTTAAAAACCTTTGGGGTCTGATAATAAAAATCGCATCGGTATTAAAGAAGACTACAAATCCTCTCTCCTGTGCATCTTGAACCTGCCATTGTATTTGTTGAATACCTTTTTGGCAGCTTCATAGTATTCTTTATCGCCGTGATCATCCATGATATAAAGCAAGCTCCTGTAGCGCTCTATGCTGGTAATAATATCTATGTGCGCATCTTTCTGCTCTGATGGCGAATAACCGGCAAAGAAGTCGAGGTTTTCCTGGTATTTCTTGATCACTTTATCCAGCAGCTTGCGGGCTTCGGCTTTTTCGCCTATATCATAGTAGCCTCCTGCAAACGGCTCGAGCAGTGTATAGTATTCGTAATATTCTACCGGCATTTTTTTCATAGCGAGGTCAATGATGTTTTTCGCCTTGTCTTTCCTGCCCTCTTTTATTAAGGCTTCCATCAGCCTGGCCAGGTTGGTGCGGTAGGTAATACTGTTCTTGCGGGTTTCGGGGTCGTGGTAAATTTTCGGGCTTTCGCTGTTGCCCCAATCCCAAGACATCACGATATTGTACATCTTATCAGTGTCAATATAGCCCATATCCAGCGGACTGCCATCTTTCGGTATTGGTGTTTTTACCGGCACCAGCTTGTACACCATACCGTCAAGCTGCAGGTAGTCTTTCATCCACAGGTAATCATCGTCGCCAAAGCTGCCCCCAGTGAAATATATCGGCCTTTTCCAGTTATTACGGTAGAAGATATCGAGCATCATCAGGCGGTTTTTATACAGGGCATCACCTTTTATGTCGATATCAATATAAGGAACAATAGAATCGTATAATTTCGGCGAAACGAATTTATTTTTGATGATCTCGTCCCTATTGACCATCATACGTATTTTATTGGTCGGATAGAAATTTACCATGTGGCCGTTGCTCAGTTCCCTTTGCGCACGCGGGTCGTCGGTAGCAATGAATTTGATAAAGTCGCCAATCGCCCAGCGTGCATCGGTACCTTTATCAAAGAACATATAATCGCGTGTTCCCTGCTTGTACTGCTCGTGGGTAAACGAGATCGGCATCGGCTCCGACTCATAGGCCTTGGCCTTCATCTGGTCGATATACCAGTCCGTCATTAATAAGCTTGTGTTGACGATACGCACATCGGTACGGTAGCCTTCGATCTCCTGTGCATACCACAACGGGAAGGTGTCATTATCTCCAATGGTAAAGAGTATCGCATCCTTATCACACGACGACAGGTAGGCTTTCGCCATGGCAAGTGCAGTGTAGCGGTCGGAGCGGTCGTGGTCGTCCCAGTTTTGCGAAGCCATAAGCACCGGTGCAGCAAGCAATGTTACCCCTATAACCACAGGCCCGGCAATTTTTGGCTGCATGTATTTTTTAATGGTGTCGTATATCGCATAAACGCCAATACCTATCCATATAGCGAAAACATAGAACGAACCAACCAGCGCATAGTCACGCTCACGCGGCTCGAACGGCCTCTCGTTAAGGTATATCTTCAGCGCGAGCCCTGTAAACAGAAACAGCGCCAGCAATACATAGAAGCTCTTCGCATCTTTTTTGGCATGGAAAGCAAAACCGATAAGCCCAAGGATGAACGGAAGGAAGAAATACACATTGCGCCCCTTGTTGTTCGCCTGGTCAGACGGCAGGTTGTCCTGCGGTCCCCGGAAGATGGTATCTATAGGCTTGATGCCGCTTATCCAGTTGCCGTCAAGATTGTCATAACGGCCCTGTATGTCGTTCTGCCTTCCGGTAAAGTTCCACATCAGGTAACGCCAGTACATATAGCCGAACTGGAATTCGAACATATATTGCATATTGGATGCAAAAGAAGGCTTCTCTACAATAAGGTACCTGCTGTATTTGTTCAGGAATTTGTCATAGTCCTCAAGGTCTACATTTCCTTTGCGGAATTCCGTCCTGAACTCGGCAATAGCGCCCTCTATCTGGCTGCGTGCCTCTGCCATAGCCATACCAAGATCCTGCTCGCTCATCTGGTCTACAGGCAGGCCGTAGCGCGCGAGGTCGTCGGCAAAATCGTATGACGGGTCCAGCCTGAAGTCAAGCGGCTTGGTAAACCTCATATAGTTGGCGGCGTGCTCGGTGCTCCACATCCTTGGCATAAAGCCTTTGTGGTTGTCATCGGTATTTTGCTTAGCATTTTTATAGTTGTTCACTATAACATATTTGCCGGTTTTATAATCCCTCTGGTAGTTGGGCTTTTCGTCTTCATAAGGCCTTACCTTATCAAGCCCCGCGTAGGTATCCGAGAACATCGGTCCGTAAAAAAGTTTCTGCTCACCATACTGTTCCCTGTTATAATAGGCCAGTACCTCAGCCGCATCCGAGGGCTTGTTCTCATTGATGACAACATTCGCATTGGCACGTATCGGCAGCATCATCCAAGTAGAGAAACCGATAAGGATGAACAGTACGCACAGCAGCAAGGTGTTGTACAGCGCATAGCCTTTTTTCTTTGTATAGCTAAAGCCGAAATAAAAGAAAGCGATGATGGCAAGGGCAACGAAAATTGTCCCCGAGTTGAAAGGCATTCCCAACGAATTTACCATGAATATTTCGGTCTTCCCGAAAAGCGCCATAGTATAAGGGAGTAATAGCTTGAATATGAAAAGCAGTATGGCCACGATAACCACATTGGCTATGATGAAGCTCTTTACCGTAACTTTTGCGTAGTTCTTAAAGAAGTAAATGAATCCTATGGAAGGAATGACAAGGAGCGCCATGAAGTGCACCCCGAACGAAAGCCCTACAACAAGGGATATAATTAGCAGCCATTTGTTGCCACGCGGCGTATGCATTTCTTCTTCCCAGCGAAGGCCGAGCCAAAGCAGCAGTGCGATGAAAAGCGATGCCATGGCATATACTTCTGCCTCTACGGCATTGAACCAGAAGCTGTCGGAGAAGGTAAAAGCAAGGCTGCCCACCGCCGAAGCCCCAAGTATGGCAATCGCATTGTTATTGTTGAGTTCTGAAAACCTGCTGATAAGGTTGCGCAGTACTATGGTAAGCGACCAAAACATGAACAGTATGGTAAACGCGCTCGAGAATACCGAAACCATATTCACCGACAATGCTATTTTATCGTCATGGCCAAAGGCGAAAAGGGCAAAGAAAGCGCCTACCATCTGGAAAAGCGGCGCTCCCGGCGGGTGGCCTACTTCAAGCTTGGCAGCTGTGGCAATATATTCCCCGCAATCCCAAAAGCTCATGGTAGGCTCTACAGTCATTGCGTAGGTAATAAGGGCAATAGTAAAAACGGTCCACCCGAGGATGGTATTCCATTTTTTGAAATTGAATGTTATCATGAAGGATAGATTATTCCAGATTATTCTAACTGCAAAGAAACTATTTTTTTAGGAAAGGGAAGGAATTGCAGGCGGGATTTTATTACAGATGGGAAACGTAATAGCCTTACATTGTCATTTCAGCGATTCTCCCCCGGCAAGGCTGCAGCCAAAATGGCCAGGAATTAACGGGTATTAAAACTAAGGCCCCGCTATTGCAGGGCCTTTTGATTTATAGCTTGCGGGTAGATTCCCGTTGCCTTAGTTCGGTTTTTATAACACGGGTTTCATATTGCGGCTCCTCGCCTTCTTTGGCTTCGAGCCTTTTTATGAGCATTTCGGCGGCGGCCTCCCCTATTTCGGGGCCGTGCTGGCTGATGGTGGAAAGGCTTGGCGTAAGGCGGCGTGACCATACCCCATCGGCAAACCCTATTATGCACAACTCCTCAGGTATCTTTATGCCGCGCTTAATGGCAGCCTTCATTGCCATAACCGATGCGTGCTCATCGAGGGCAAAAATACCATCTACCTTTTTCGAATCGAATAGTTTTTTGAGTTTTTCATCAAAATCATCGGTGTTGTCGGTACGTATGATGATATCGTTATTAATATTGTAGCCCTTATCTTTCAGGGCTTTCATATAGCCTTCGGCCCTCAGCTTGCCCACGCTGAGGTTGTCAATGCTTGATACCAGCGCTATGTTTTTGCAATCCAGCTTTATGAGGTGGTTAACGGCATCCTTGGACGCTTCAAAATCATCCACTATCACTTTGTCGCAATTTATCTCATCGGAAATCCTGTCGAACATCACTATCGGCAGATCATCAGAGATAGCGTCCTTAAAATGCCTGAACTCCTGCTCTTTCTGCGTTTCTTCGGATATTGACAGTATAAAGCCGTCAATGGTACCGTTGCTCAGCATGTCCATGGCATGGATCTCTTTCTCAAGCGACTCGTTGGAAATACAGGTGATTACATTGTACCCTTTGTCATTGGCGCCTTTCTCGATACCGCTGAACACCTTTGCAAAAAACGGGTTCAGGATATTCGGGATGATCACCCCAATGGTTTTGGAGCGCTTGCTCTTAAGATTTACCGCAATATTATTAGGCTTATAGTTCTTAAGCTTTGCAAATTCCTGCACCTTGATCTTTGTAGGCTCACTTATCTCAGGGCTGTTGCTCAATGCCTTGGAAACTGTAGATACTGATACGTTCAGTTCTTTTGCTATCTGCTTCAGTGTTGCTTTTTGTTTCATGGCCTTCCGATTTTAGTTAATGTAAAGAAACGAAAAATTTAAAAATGAAAAAGGCATGAATTAGAGTTAATTGAAAAATTTGAAAGAAAAATATTTATCAGGCTTTAAAATTTGAGAGGAAAGCACTTACAAAAAATAAAAACCTTCACTTGAACAAAAGTTAACGCTATTGTAAATTTTAAGTATTCTCACTATTTGTACTGATTCTAACAGCATTCAAAAACAAACCCCAAACCGTGTTACCGGCTACTAAAAACAAGAAATCTATAAATCCG
Above is a genomic segment from Flavobacterium album containing:
- a CDS encoding metallophosphoesterase; its protein translation is MRRAFIFILIAIILGEVYTFFAVKTVVKARWMLWAYAGISLFIIAFIIWSFTQYDRTVGPNKRSLFTVGLMLLTVVPKMIVGIILLGEDVFRIIGGLIRSFLGNEEQSFLQERRKFVSQVALGLAAIPFLSLLYGMKWGKYNYKVRKETIYFPDLPENFDGMTITQISDIHSGSFDDAEEIGHAIDLVNQQNSDLILFTGDIVNTHAEEMHPWIEAFKRIESAPLGKYSVLGNHDYGEYVEWPSQKAKLQNFEDIKDLHRQIDFKLLLNEHVKIEKGGQEIMLVGVENWGVNFKQAGDLSKASQGLTPEDFKILMSHDPSHWEAEVKNHKNNYHLTLSGHTHGLQFGIEIPGFFKWSPVEYVYKQWAGLYENVGRYVYVNRGFGFHGYPGRVGIWPEITVIELKKGQKVS
- a CDS encoding thioredoxin family protein, coding for MSKFGELINSHVPVLIDFYTEWNEPSVSMHPVIRDVAAALGDKAKVIKIDIDKNQELADALRIKGLPTLMIYKDGQMVWRQSGELDANTIIGLVQEQI
- a CDS encoding polysaccharide deacetylase family protein; protein product: MKFYWVKTRWFIRKLFPGYVWNISNDTKTVYLTFDDGPTPEVTEWVLGVLKEHDIKATFFCIGNNIQKHPDIFRKVVEGGHSIGNHTFNHLNGWNTDDFTYFENIEACEKWIGSISGTKLFRPPYGKIKRSQKKEVLKMGYKIVMWDVLSADFDQSISPEKCLHNVVRNTTDGSVIIFHDSIKANINMRYALPKAIEYLKEKGFRFAAIC
- a CDS encoding glycosyltransferase family 117 protein, which produces MITFNFKKWNTILGWTVFTIALITYAMTVEPTMSFWDCGEYIATAAKLEVGHPPGAPLFQMVGAFFALFAFGHDDKIALSVNMVSVFSSAFTILFMFWSLTIVLRNLISRFSELNNNNAIAILGASAVGSLAFTFSDSFWFNAVEAEVYAMASLFIALLLWLGLRWEEEMHTPRGNKWLLIISLVVGLSFGVHFMALLVIPSIGFIYFFKNYAKVTVKSFIIANVVIVAILLFIFKLLLPYTMALFGKTEIFMVNSLGMPFNSGTIFVALAIIAFFYFGFSYTKKKGYALYNTLLLCVLFILIGFSTWMMLPIRANANVVINENKPSDAAEVLAYYNREQYGEQKLFYGPMFSDTYAGLDKVRPYEDEKPNYQRDYKTGKYVIVNNYKNAKQNTDDNHKGFMPRMWSTEHAANYMRFTKPLDFRLDPSYDFADDLARYGLPVDQMSEQDLGMAMAEARSQIEGAIAEFRTEFRKGNVDLEDYDKFLNKYSRYLIVEKPSFASNMQYMFEFQFGYMYWRYLMWNFTGRQNDIQGRYDNLDGNWISGIKPIDTIFRGPQDNLPSDQANNKGRNVYFFLPFILGLIGFAFHAKKDAKSFYVLLALFLFTGLALKIYLNERPFEPRERDYALVGSFYVFAIWIGIGVYAIYDTIKKYMQPKIAGPVVIGVTLLAAPVLMASQNWDDHDRSDRYTALAMAKAYLSSCDKDAILFTIGDNDTFPLWYAQEIEGYRTDVRIVNTSLLMTDWYIDQMKAKAYESEPMPISFTHEQYKQGTRDYMFFDKGTDARWAIGDFIKFIATDDPRAQRELSNGHMVNFYPTNKIRMMVNRDEIIKNKFVSPKLYDSIVPYIDIDIKGDALYKNRLMMLDIFYRNNWKRPIYFTGGSFGDDDYLWMKDYLQLDGMVYKLVPVKTPIPKDGSPLDMGYIDTDKMYNIVMSWDWGNSESPKIYHDPETRKNSITYRTNLARLMEALIKEGRKDKAKNIIDLAMKKMPVEYYEYYTLLEPFAGGYYDIGEKAEARKLLDKVIKKYQENLDFFAGYSPSEQKDAHIDIITSIERYRSLLYIMDDHGDKEYYEAAKKVFNKYNGRFKMHRREDL
- a CDS encoding LacI family DNA-binding transcriptional regulator, yielding MKQKATLKQIAKELNVSVSTVSKALSNSPEISEPTKIKVQEFAKLKNYKPNNIAVNLKSKRSKTIGVIIPNILNPFFAKVFSGIEKGANDKGYNVITCISNESLEKEIHAMDMLSNGTIDGFILSISEETQKEQEFRHFKDAISDDLPIVMFDRISDEINCDKVIVDDFEASKDAVNHLIKLDCKNIALVSSIDNLSVGKLRAEGYMKALKDKGYNINNDIIIRTDNTDDFDEKLKKLFDSKKVDGIFALDEHASVMAMKAAIKRGIKIPEELCIIGFADGVWSRRLTPSLSTISQHGPEIGEAAAEMLIKRLEAKEGEEPQYETRVIKTELRQRESTRKL